TTGTGGCTTGCTCTATCTCACAGTCAAACTACTGCAACGGGATAGCCAATTTCCTGGATATCTTCCAGCAGATCTGCAACTAGCAGCTCAGGATTCAACGGATGAATCATGGTCTGGGTGAGAGGGAAATGCTGATAGATCTGCTGGACTACATTCGTGTCAATGGAGCACTCATAATAGGCTTCAGCCCACTGTTGATAAGTATTAGGTTGGTGATCAAATATTGTGAGCAGCTCCATTGACCCATCTGGATCAGAGCCTTCTGGAAAGTTAATAGATCCCCGCTGCCACTGGGAATCTGAAGTCTGACGCCAAAGACAAAACGTCGTATCTTCAATTGAAAAAGCTGGTTCATCCAGACTTGCTTGGAGTTCAGAAGGAATATTCTCAAAGAGTCCAGGCCATAGTTGGGGCGGTTCTGTCTGATAGGGACTCATCACCGATTCGTGGGCAAATCCTTTGAGAAAGCAGCCATTGGGACTGAAAAGTGCAAAGAGGAAGTCTCCACTCCCATCGCGCATTGATCCGAGTTGTTCGTTTGGGTGCCAATGGGTATCAAAAGAGTAATACCGATCTTCCCAATCGGGAGACAAGATGGCATCCAATATTGCTAGAGACTGCATCAGCCTTCTTAACTCTTTTACCCCTGGTAATGGGCCAAGATTTTGAGTAGAAATTGGCATCATCAGTTTACTAATTGAAATCTGCCCTGGGTGGGTAACCAGAAATGGGTTGTCTTTTTACTGTTTAAGAGGGCTTTTTCGCCACAATAAAAACAACTTTGTCATTGCCGGGTTGCCATTGGTGGTCAATCTTAAAATGAGCATCCGTCAAACTATCTGCGAGTTCTTGCACCGTAAAGACTTTGACTAACGGGAAAAGTCCCAAGAACTTGCCAATGGGGGCAATCCATTTAAACCAGGCCATCTTATCTCCCAGGCAGACTGTACTGGTGACGAAAATGCCACCGGGCTTGAGCATGTCAAACACCTTAGCAATGACCGCTTCCTTATCTTCTAATAAATGCAGAATACTCAGGCCTAAGACTGCATCAAGGGTCTGATAGGGGATATCTAGCTCATCAATACTGGACTGTTCAAAGGTGAGGTTAGGGATATTTTGGGCAGCGGCTCTAGTCTGAGCGATATCAATCATATTGGCAGAGAAATCAATGGCTCGAATATGTTTGACATAAGGAGCATGGACGATTGCCGTTGATCCAGTACCGCAGCCAATCTCCAAGACTTCCATGCTGGGCTGAAAGTATTCTTGGGTAACTTGTAACTTTTTCTCGTAGGCTGCTACATCTGCAATGGGTTGTTTCAAATATCGGTCAGCAATTTTGTCCCAAAACTTCGCAGACTGTCCCATACCCGTTCTCCTTTAATTGACGGAAGATCGTTGCAAATTGCCGACAGCGATTCGCTGCTGTTTTTATTCTAAATCCCACACCAACTGCTGACAGACTTTACAGGCTTCGCGGGCGATATCGTCTGGGGGAGCTGTAAAAATGGGATGGTGGTGGAGGCGGTTACAGCATAACGACAACCAGGCATGCCAATTACCATGCCACAGTCTGACAGTGTGGTCATCACTTCCACTAACAATGGTCTGTCCATCGGGACTAAAGGCTACGGAACTGACAGATTTTCCATGT
The Acaryochloris marina S15 genome window above contains:
- a CDS encoding class I SAM-dependent methyltransferase; its protein translation is MGQSAKFWDKIADRYLKQPIADVAAYEKKLQVTQEYFQPSMEVLEIGCGTGSTAIVHAPYVKHIRAIDFSANMIDIAQTRAAAQNIPNLTFEQSSIDELDIPYQTLDAVLGLSILHLLEDKEAVIAKVFDMLKPGGIFVTSTVCLGDKMAWFKWIAPIGKFLGLFPLVKVFTVQELADSLTDAHFKIDHQWQPGNDKVVFIVAKKPS